The DNA region AtatagaagaattttttttttcttgattaaatATGGAGAATTAAAACAAGTTAGTTTTGAGTCTTGATAtacttttaaccaaaaaaaatttttattttttttattttttttttaaagggtctTCATATATATTTGAGGAGGGACTAGGGAGGATTGCCCTTTAGGAGGAGGGGCCACCTCTCCGGCTCTACAATTCACGCATGTATATATAACAGCATCAAGTAAGAATATTATTTAAGAATatcatttcaattattttactttttcataaATTCTCTCCATAATCCTAATTATGATTCAATGAGACGGAAGTCAATTTCTGCTATGCTCTAATTTCCAACAAATCTGAACAACTTGCAAGTATCATTGACCTTATTTTTGGATCAAATTTGCATAATAGGATGGgaaacaaatattaaataaataaattatttgaagaCTAAACAAAAGAACAACAGATTGACAATTGACCTTTTCGCTTAtttgtcaaagagagagagagagatggtcaTAAGAGTATAGTCGGAAACCTTGTTCGCTTCCAAAGTTGAAAGTAGAGCCGTCCTTGTGAATGTAAAATGAAATGGTCAAAATAATGGGCCTGGATTAGGTTAGGCTCCTTTTGTCAAAGTTCAATAAAAACTTTCCATGTTTGAGTCAAAAATACAGTTTAGGGTTATGCATTGGGTAAATCCTATCAAATCTTGATatgattttaattgaaattgtgaACTCTGATATATGATGTGTCAAACTAGTTCTAATCTATGGTATTGTTTCAAAGAGtatttcaatatttaaaaatgtgaaaaacgcGTTCGATTTTTGTTATGTGTCTGAATAGTGTCAGCTCTAGTGCATTGGAGCCAAGCCTTACCATCCCTAATTAACATCATGCAATTATTCCTCTCCTCATCTTCACTTCGCGTGTTGTCATTCCTCTTCAACTTGATCGGTGCCTAAGTTTTAACGGAGAACTTAGGATGTCCACCAATTCCAACAGGGGTCTCTAATTTCCTCCAAATCCTGACAAAAGGATCTCTAGATTTCCACCATATTTGGCAAAGAACTTGAGATTTCCATCATCTCATAAAAATGCCATCCAAATCACCAGCTATCTCATCAAGACACCATCCAAAATTCATCAACATCTCGAGACAACTACTAGATTCAATCGATCTAGCTGCTGATTTAAGTTTATCTAAACGATCACAACTAGAATACCCACAGGCAGCAGCAGCTTAAAAACCCCACTTGATTGGGATAACAGGTGGGTTGACGGTAAATCAGAGCCCAACCAACACCTAATTATCCCAATTCCCTATTCATAAATTAATCTTGTTTATGCAATTTACACAAACAGAGAGACCGGTCCACATTGGCAGCTGGCCGCCTGGCCCTCCCTGATCTTGCCAGAGGGTTAATTTTGCGACTCGGTATCGATTTCATGACTTTAGATTAGAAAACCTTCACTGGTTATCCCCTGTGCTAGGACTAGGATAGGTCTcgataaataaaacaaaattccaTTGTTAACATATAAAAACATTATATTAAAAACATCCAGTAAACTCTAGCACACATTAAACAACTAAAAATCCTTGTGTACACCCTGCCACTGATTATTCCCTCAcaatagaataattttttttttttttttaaatcgattttattccccttcattctttaaaaattcatttcagAAAATCAATACGAATCCCAAGGATCAACATCTTGACTTCCCAAAAAATAACTTATTCAGCCGATCAATTTGTGATAGCTTAGTTCACATGGGGAGCATCTACTATGAGCCTGTTATATTAGTGGCTTTAGCTATTATCATTTCTTTTAGGTTACCAAACACCAAGTCCCTTTAGACCAAGTAAAATTTACTAGTAAACaatgtaataagtacaaaattgtcaaactttacaaaaatatatagaaattcTAAAAATCTGACAACCATTTTGTCTTGGTCTATTCATCACTAGAACCAAGTTTATGTAAATTTCTCTCTCATGTATATTTATGTACTTAATCATAAAGCTATAATCGAAattaatgtaaaataattttgcttTATTCCAAAAGAGTAAAATCTTGCATTAGATTTTACCTATAGTATAATCACTGTCTCTCTAAATCTTCTGTATCATCGTCTTCACCACAAGAATGAATCCTTGTTGATGATTTTTCCTTACTAAGCATCCTTTTGAACGAATTTAATCTTGAGCTTGAACCACTGACCTTTTCCGAAGAGTTAGAGTTGGTAACACCATATGAGGTCCCTTCCATGCGTGACAAACCCAAATTGACACGATCCATAGGTGGAGCATTGGGTGcaccagcagcagcagcagctgctAGACCCGCCGGACCCTCACGGGGCTCGGGAAGAACCCGCGGCTCAGCCTCAGTTCGACAAATAGGACACGTGGAGTGTGAACTCAACCACTTGTCTATGCACTCCGCATGGAAAATGTGCTTACAATTAGGAAGCAACCTCGCTATCTCTTCCTTCTCCAACATGCTTAAACAGACCGCGCACTCTATTACTGTCGATGCAGCACCATCCTCAGCATCCCTTTGCATGAACACAAATATGGGCAATGACTGAATGACCAATGGATCAAGACCCGTCTTGGGTGGCTCGTTAGAGCGAACATGAGCCACGGTTAAGCCTAGTTGACGCAAAGCAAATCGCTGACGAGCTTGTCTCCTTAGAACACACCTTGCATATATGTGCAACGCAAGAACAAGCACAATCACAACAGATAATGATACAATAGCTGTGAGCATGATCTTGCTATTTAAATCACTCTCGGTGTTTCTATGAAATTTTTGGGGCATTTCATTGTCATGATCATCATCAGTGAAACCGGGGAAggacatgtttgtttgtttcctttttttttttcctcggtGAGCTGAGATTGGGGGGTTATGGGATTATAGGGATCAAAGAAGTTTATGAATTGGGGTTGTGATGAGAAAGTCGTGTTGTGTTGAGTTTTCTGTGCGGTGTGTATGTGACTTTTTTGTGAAATGCGTGGGGGATTGGGTTTCGTTAGGAGAAATCAGAAATTGAACCAGATGTGTGTAATTGACTAGCAACTCCCCccgcccatcttttccaagagGTTGACTGTTGAATGTTGACTTGCATCACATCTCAATTCTCAaacacattttcacattttctttttcttcaattttcttgttTGAGATAGATGCAGATTCCATTTTCAATTGCGTTGTTTTCGTTTTTTCAAAACCAGCAAAAGTAGATTAGCATAATTTAAAGAGGGAAaggaacatatatatatttatctatatataaaattaaaattgaattattcttttagtttcaatttttatctacttttaaaaataaCCTTATCgtttgtatccaaaaaaaaaaaaaaaacaaataataatattttaaatatgataaatttagattttagagATGTATTgagaattttaagttttaaatttaaattcctttttttatagaagaaaaatCCTTTAAATagttacgctctgtttgtttcaatgtaaaatattttcaaatgtaaaatattttacatgtaaaaaattttactgtaaaatatttgccgtaaaatatttttaagtgtttggaACCACAAAACACACGAAAATGCAACCCACCACCAGCCACCCCAAAATGAGCATAAACCATTAAACCACCCTAAAAACCAAATCtggaagagaggaaaaagacAGCCACCACCTAAAAATCTGACCATTAAACCACAAATCTGAGCACAAACCACCAGCAATCCACAATGAGCATTAAACCACAAATCTGATCAAACAACTCCATAACCAcccaaaagaaagcaaaaaaaaaaaaaaccacgaaATAAAAACCAATTTCAGTTCACAATTTCATTTTATCTTTGCTCGCCATTGTAGCACCTTCCAGACGTTGATGGTAGATCACAACCGTAGCACCTTCCTTTGATCGCAGCTATCCAAATCATGCCGGAAAGCTTCCTTGACCACCACCGGCATCACAGCTCCCCACCAAGAAGCCTCCTCATGACTTTCTTTTTCTATGCGAGATGGGTATGAAAGAAGGGAAATAGATCTGACGATGGGGGCGCCGGCAGAAGCTAGAGTTGACTGGTGGTGCCTCAGACTTGGAGCCGGAGATTGGTGGGAGAGGGGACCGGAGGTGGCTgggtttttggagagaaatttgATTTGGGAGAGTTTAAGTGTAAAGTGAGTAGGAGTGAAGATGGTGAGGGAGTGAGCaaatggaaaatgttttaccaaaattttaagtgtaaaatattttacaaaaa from Castanea sativa cultivar Marrone di Chiusa Pesio chromosome 6, ASM4071231v1 includes:
- the LOC142640878 gene encoding E3 ubiquitin-protein ligase ATL41-like; the encoded protein is MSFPGFTDDDHDNEMPQKFHRNTESDLNSKIMLTAIVSLSVVIVLVLALHIYARCVLRRQARQRFALRQLGLTVAHVRSNEPPKTGLDPLVIQSLPIFVFMQRDAEDGAASTVIECAVCLSMLEKEEIARLLPNCKHIFHAECIDKWLSSHSTCPICRTEAEPRVLPEPREGPAGLAAAAAAGAPNAPPMDRVNLGLSRMEGTSYGVTNSNSSEKVSGSSSRLNSFKRMLSKEKSSTRIHSCGEDDDTEDLERQ